A genome region from Thermococcus onnurineus NA1 includes the following:
- a CDS encoding TIGR00529 family membrane protein, which yields MELLYLIASFAVIIALIWLKINIGVSIFVGSLVLAFLFGMSPSDAVMALYHSVVSWETIRLVLIIAFIMGMTSVFSQIGYLKDMEAAAGNLFPKAKYSLAMLPALIGLMPMPAGALVSAPMIDPVAGRLEMEPEEKTLVNYWFRHIWEHSWPMYQAIVIASAIVGISIREISTKMFPLTVLMTIIGYLMLIRPLPDDGGGEGDFRTGLKLLLKSTYPILVIILVSIVLGIDMVYGAFLGFLSALIPNLKRVSLKEVIAHALQPKIVFLLVSVMYFKYVLEVTGAVEALPKAMLAMNLPVILVLMVTPFVVGLMTGISFAYVGMTFPLLLPFFTSFDRVALAYLSGYMGMLFSPVHLCLVFSAEYYGAELRRVYLRLLVPALVLFLLGLLYIAVVL from the coding sequence ATCGGTGTCTCTATATTCGTCGGCTCACTTGTTCTGGCCTTTCTGTTTGGCATGAGCCCTTCCGATGCGGTTATGGCCCTCTACCACTCTGTCGTCTCCTGGGAGACCATCAGGCTCGTACTTATCATCGCCTTCATAATGGGAATGACCTCGGTGTTCTCACAGATCGGCTATTTGAAGGATATGGAGGCCGCCGCGGGCAACCTCTTTCCCAAGGCCAAGTACTCACTGGCAATGCTTCCGGCCCTCATAGGCCTCATGCCGATGCCCGCTGGCGCCCTCGTTTCGGCCCCCATGATAGACCCCGTCGCGGGCAGGCTTGAGATGGAGCCCGAAGAGAAGACGCTGGTCAACTACTGGTTCAGGCACATATGGGAGCACTCCTGGCCGATGTACCAGGCCATAGTAATCGCCTCCGCCATCGTCGGGATTTCCATAAGGGAGATAAGCACCAAGATGTTCCCCCTGACGGTTCTTATGACCATCATCGGCTACCTGATGCTGATTCGGCCCCTTCCAGATGACGGGGGTGGCGAGGGCGACTTCAGAACCGGCCTAAAGCTCCTCCTGAAGAGCACGTACCCCATACTGGTTATCATACTCGTTTCAATCGTTCTGGGCATCGACATGGTCTACGGTGCTTTTCTCGGATTCCTCTCGGCTCTCATTCCCAACCTGAAGAGGGTGAGCCTGAAAGAGGTCATTGCTCATGCCCTCCAGCCCAAGATAGTCTTCCTCCTCGTTTCGGTCATGTACTTCAAATACGTCCTTGAAGTTACGGGGGCTGTGGAGGCCCTTCCAAAGGCCATGCTGGCCATGAACCTCCCGGTAATCCTTGTCCTCATGGTGACGCCCTTCGTTGTCGGCCTGATGACGGGCATAAGCTTCGCCTACGTCGGCATGACCTTTCCGCTGTTGCTCCCCTTCTTCACGAGCTTTGACAGGGTCGCCCTTGCCTATTTAAGCGGCTATATGGGGATGCTCTTCAGTCCCGTCCATCTCTGCTTAGTTTTCTCGGCCGAGTACTACGGGGCCGAGCTCCGGAGGGTCTATTTGAGGCTGCTGGTTCCCGCTCTGGTCCTCTTCCTGCTCGGGCTTCTTTACATCGCCGTTGTGCTTTAG
- the nadA gene encoding quinolinate synthase NadA produces the protein MKMEELVREIERLKEERNAIIMAHNYQLPEIQDIADFLGDSLELARKAVNVDADVIVFVGVDFMAETAKILNPEKTVLLPTRRATCAMANMLKVEHILKAKEQYPDAPVVLYVNTTAETKAYADVTVTSANAVRIVEKLDSDVIIFGPDKNLASYVAKMTGKKVIPVPEYGHCYVHRQFTLEDVERARKLYPNAKLMVHPECEPEVQERADIIVSTGGMIRRAPEHDEWVVFTEREMVYRLQRLYPDIKFHPAKEDAICIGMKAITLNHIYESLRDMKYEVEVPEDIAEKARRAIERMLEMS, from the coding sequence ATGAAAATGGAGGAGCTCGTTAGGGAGATTGAACGCCTCAAAGAGGAGAGAAACGCTATAATCATGGCCCACAACTATCAGTTGCCCGAGATTCAGGACATAGCTGACTTCCTCGGCGACAGCCTCGAGCTTGCGAGGAAAGCTGTTAACGTTGATGCGGACGTCATAGTTTTTGTGGGTGTCGACTTTATGGCTGAAACTGCCAAGATTCTCAATCCAGAGAAGACCGTTCTGTTGCCAACGAGGAGGGCAACCTGCGCGATGGCCAACATGCTCAAAGTCGAGCACATCCTCAAGGCCAAGGAGCAGTATCCGGACGCGCCGGTGGTTCTCTACGTAAACACCACCGCCGAGACCAAGGCCTACGCCGACGTTACGGTTACCTCTGCCAACGCGGTCAGAATAGTTGAAAAGCTCGACTCGGACGTCATAATCTTCGGCCCGGACAAGAACCTCGCGAGCTATGTGGCAAAGATGACCGGCAAGAAGGTCATCCCCGTCCCCGAGTACGGACACTGCTACGTCCACAGGCAGTTCACCCTTGAGGATGTCGAGCGCGCGAGAAAGCTCTACCCCAACGCCAAGCTAATGGTTCACCCGGAATGCGAGCCAGAGGTACAGGAGAGAGCCGACATCATAGTCTCCACGGGCGGAATGATAAGGCGCGCCCCCGAGCACGACGAGTGGGTGGTCTTCACGGAGAGGGAGATGGTCTACCGCCTTCAGAGGCTCTATCCGGACATCAAGTTCCACCCGGCTAAAGAAGACGCCATCTGCATCGGCATGAAGGCGATAACGCTCAACCACATCTACGAATCGCTCAGGGACATGAAGTACGAGGTTGAAGTTCCGGAGGATATAGCCGAGAAAGCCAGAAGGGCGATAGAGAGGATGCTGGAGA